A part of Anaerotignum faecicola genomic DNA contains:
- the rpsQ gene encoding 30S ribosomal protein S17: MERNLRKTRIGRVVSDKMDKTIVVAVEDKVKHPLYGKIVNRTYKLKAHDENNECGIGDRVKVMETRPLSKDKRWRLVSIIEKAK, translated from the coding sequence GTGGAAAGAAATCTTCGTAAAACCAGAATTGGTAGAGTAGTTAGCGACAAGATGGACAAAACAATCGTTGTTGCTGTTGAAGATAAAGTAAAACACCCTCTGTATGGCAAAATCGTTAACAGAACATACAAACTGAAAGCTCATGACGAAAACAACGAATGCGGTATCGGCGATCGTGTTAAAGTTATGGAAACAAGACCTCTGTCCAAGGACAAGAGATGGAGACTTGTAAGCATCATCGAAAAAGCAAAATAA
- the rplV gene encoding 50S ribosomal protein L22 — translation MAKGHRSQIKKERNIATQEKRPHATAKYVGIPAPKAKIVLDQIKGKDVATAAAMLNYSPRLAAEIIGKVLKSAVANAENNLGMDVSKLYVEEVSADQGPTMKRIRPRAQGRAYRILKRSCHISIILNER, via the coding sequence ATGGCAAAAGGTCATAGAAGCCAAATCAAAAAAGAAAGAAACATTGCAACACAGGAAAAAAGACCTCATGCTACTGCTAAATACGTAGGCATCCCCGCTCCCAAGGCGAAAATCGTTCTGGATCAGATTAAAGGCAAGGATGTTGCTACAGCAGCAGCAATGTTGAACTATAGCCCCAGACTGGCAGCAGAAATCATTGGTAAAGTACTGAAATCCGCTGTAGCTAACGCAGAAAACAACCTGGGTATGGACGTAAGCAAACTGTATGTGGAAGAAGTAAGTGCAGATCAGGGCCCTACAATGAAGAGAATTCGCCCCAGAGCACAGGGCAGAGCATATCGCATTCTGAAGAGATCTTGCCATATTTCCATCATTCTCAATGAGAGATAA
- the rplW gene encoding 50S ribosomal protein L23, with amino-acid sequence MADLKFYDVIERPVITENSMSVLDEKKYTFIVHPEATKAQIKDAVEKMFEGAKVASVNTMNYDGKPKRRGMFFGKTKKYKKAVVKLTADSKDIEIFMGM; translated from the coding sequence ATGGCTGATCTGAAATTTTACGACGTAATCGAAAGACCCGTAATCACAGAAAACAGTATGTCTGTACTGGATGAAAAGAAATATACTTTCATCGTACACCCTGAAGCAACAAAGGCTCAGATTAAAGATGCTGTTGAAAAAATGTTTGAAGGCGCTAAGGTAGCTTCCGTAAACACAATGAACTACGATGGCAAGCCTAAAAGAAGAGGTATGTTCTTCGGCAAAACAAAGAAATATAAAAAAGCAGTTGTGAAACTGACAGCTGACAGCAAAGATATTGAAATTTTTATGGGCATGTAA
- the rplP gene encoding 50S ribosomal protein L16, giving the protein MLMPKRVKHRKQQRGKMRGRAYRGNKVTYGDFGIMAMEPTWITSNQIEAARVAMTRHIKRGGDVWIKVFPDKPVSAKPIGTRMGSGKGAPEYWVAVVKPGRVMFEIGGVEEDKAREALRLAIHKLPIKCKIVSKAEAEEMAGEHQ; this is encoded by the coding sequence ATGTTAATGCCTAAAAGAGTAAAACATCGTAAACAGCAGAGAGGCAAAATGAGAGGCCGTGCATATAGAGGCAACAAAGTAACATACGGCGATTTCGGTATTATGGCGATGGAACCCACATGGATCACATCCAACCAGATCGAAGCAGCACGAGTTGCTATGACAAGACATATCAAACGTGGCGGTGACGTTTGGATCAAAGTATTCCCTGACAAACCCGTATCCGCAAAACCTATCGGTACTCGTATGGGTTCCGGTAAAGGCGCACCTGAATACTGGGTTGCAGTAGTAAAACCCGGCAGAGTAATGTTCGAAATCGGTGGCGTAGAAGAAGATAAGGCAAGAGAAGCGCTGAGACTGGCAATTCACAAACTGCCTATCAAGTGCAAAATCGTATCTAAAGCAGAAGCAGAAGAAATGGCAGGTGAACATCAGTGA
- the rpsJ gene encoding 30S ribosomal protein S10, with amino-acid sequence MANPKIRISLKAYDHKLIDQSAAQIIETAKKTGAQISGPIPLPTKKEVVTIIRAVHKYKDSREQFEMRTHKRLIDILSPTPKTADALSRLDLPAGVDITLKVMK; translated from the coding sequence ATGGCTAATCCCAAAATCAGAATCAGTCTCAAAGCTTACGATCACAAATTGATCGACCAGTCTGCAGCGCAGATCATTGAAACAGCAAAGAAAACAGGTGCGCAGATCAGCGGCCCTATCCCTCTTCCCACAAAGAAGGAAGTTGTAACAATCATCAGAGCGGTGCATAAATACAAAGACTCTCGTGAACAGTTCGAAATGAGAACTCACAAGAGACTGATTGACATTCTTAGCCCTACACCCAAGACAGCAGACGCGCTGAGCCGTCTGGATCTGCCCGCAGGCGTAGACATTACTCTGAAAGTGATGAAATAA
- the rplB gene encoding 50S ribosomal protein L2, with protein sequence MAIKRYKPYTPSRRHMTVSAFDEITKSTPEKSLVVHLRKTSGRNNQGKLTVRHHGGGAKIKYRLVDFKRNKDGVPAIVKAIEYDPNRTANIALIVYADGVKSYILAPAGLKVGDHLMNGPEAEVKLGNTLPMSKIPVGASIHNIEMKPGKGGQLVRSAGNVGQLMAKEGKYATVKLPSGEMRLLPIECRATIGQIGNADHELVHIGKAGRKRHMGVRPTVRGSVMNPNDHPHGGGEGRAPIGRPAPMTPWGKPAMGYKTRNKHKASNKYIVRRRNG encoded by the coding sequence ATGGCAATTAAGAGATATAAACCCTATACACCATCCAGAAGACACATGACTGTGTCCGCATTCGATGAAATTACAAAATCCACGCCCGAAAAATCTCTGGTAGTACACCTGAGAAAAACTTCCGGCAGAAACAACCAGGGTAAGCTGACAGTACGTCACCACGGCGGCGGCGCAAAGATCAAATACAGACTGGTTGACTTTAAACGTAACAAAGACGGCGTACCTGCAATTGTTAAGGCGATTGAATACGATCCCAACAGAACAGCAAACATTGCTCTGATTGTTTATGCAGACGGCGTAAAATCTTATATTCTGGCTCCCGCAGGTCTGAAGGTTGGAGATCATCTGATGAACGGCCCCGAAGCAGAAGTTAAGCTGGGCAACACACTGCCCATGAGCAAAATCCCTGTTGGTGCTTCCATTCACAACATCGAAATGAAGCCCGGCAAAGGCGGTCAGCTGGTACGTTCCGCAGGGAATGTTGGTCAGCTGATGGCAAAAGAAGGCAAATATGCAACAGTTAAGCTGCCTTCCGGCGAAATGAGACTGCTGCCTATCGAATGCAGAGCAACAATCGGTCAGATTGGTAATGCAGACCACGAGCTGGTTCACATCGGTAAAGCCGGCAGAAAACGTCACATGGGCGTTAGACCTACAGTAAGAGGTTCCGTAATGAACCCTAACGATCACCCTCACGGCGGTGGTGAAGGTAGAGCACCTATCGGTCGTCCTGCTCCTATGACACCTTGGGGCAAGCCTGCAATGGGTTACAAGACAAGAAACAAACACAAAGCTTCCAACAAGTATATTGTTCGCCGCAGAAACGGCTAA
- the rplC gene encoding 50S ribosomal protein L3, with protein MKKAIIAKKIGMTQVFTENGALVPVTVLEAGPCVVIQKKTMENDGYEAIQVGFADAKEKKVTKPMKGHFTKAGVAAKKYVKEFKLEDAANYEVGAEIKADVFAAGDKVDASGVSKGKGFQSTIKRYNASRGPMGHGSKSHRVVGSMGSSAYPSRVKKGKRMPGHMGSANVTIQNLEIVRADAEKNLLLIKGAVPGPKGSVLVIKDSVKA; from the coding sequence ATGAAAAAGGCGATCATCGCTAAGAAAATTGGTATGACACAGGTTTTCACAGAAAACGGTGCGCTGGTACCAGTTACAGTTCTTGAAGCAGGCCCCTGCGTTGTTATCCAGAAGAAAACAATGGAAAACGACGGCTATGAAGCAATTCAGGTTGGCTTTGCCGATGCAAAGGAAAAGAAAGTAACAAAGCCCATGAAGGGTCATTTCACAAAAGCAGGCGTAGCTGCTAAGAAATATGTGAAAGAATTCAAATTGGAAGATGCAGCAAACTATGAGGTTGGCGCAGAAATCAAAGCTGATGTGTTCGCAGCAGGCGACAAGGTTGACGCAAGCGGCGTTTCCAAAGGTAAAGGTTTCCAGAGTACAATCAAGAGATATAACGCATCCAGAGGGCCTATGGGTCACGGTTCCAAATCTCACAGAGTAGTAGGTTCCATGGGTTCTTCCGCTTACCCCAGCCGTGTTAAAAAAGGCAAAAGAATGCCCGGTCACATGGGTAGCGCAAATGTAACTATCCAGAATCTTGAAATTGTACGTGCTGATGCAGAAAAGAACCTGCTGCTGATCAAGGGCGCAGTTCCCGGTCCTAAGGGTTCCGTTCTGGTAATCAAAGACAGCGTAAAGGCTTGA
- the rpsS gene encoding 30S ribosomal protein S19 codes for MSRSLKKGPFADDHLLKKIDAMNAAGEKNVIKTWSRRSTIYPDMIGHTIAVYDGRKHVPVYITEDMVGHKLGEFALTRTYRGHGKDAEKKSRVR; via the coding sequence ATGAGCAGATCTTTGAAAAAAGGACCTTTCGCTGACGATCATCTGCTGAAGAAGATCGATGCTATGAACGCAGCAGGCGAAAAGAACGTAATCAAAACATGGTCTCGTCGTTCTACAATCTACCCCGATATGATCGGTCACACAATCGCAGTTTATGACGGCAGAAAGCACGTGCCTGTATATATCACAGAAGACATGGTAGGCCACAAACTGGGCGAATTTGCACTGACAAGAACTTACAGAGGTCACGGCAAAGACGCAGAAAAGAAATCTAGAGTTCGCTAA
- the rpsC gene encoding 30S ribosomal protein S3, whose protein sequence is MGQKVNPHGLRVGIIKDWDAKWYAEKDFADNLVEDVKIRKFIKKRLYDAGISKITIERTAGRVKISVYTAKPGIVIGKNGASIEALKAELQKMTAQKVAVNIEEVKRPELDAQLVAENIALQLENRVTFRRAMKQAMGRTMKFGAKGIKTMVSGRLGGADIARGESYHEGTIPLQTLRADIDYGFAEADTTYGKLGVKVWIYKGEVLPVKNNKK, encoded by the coding sequence ATGGGACAGAAGGTTAACCCTCATGGTTTAAGAGTAGGTATCATCAAAGATTGGGATGCAAAATGGTATGCAGAAAAAGACTTTGCTGATAACCTGGTAGAAGACGTTAAAATCAGAAAATTCATCAAGAAGAGACTGTACGATGCAGGCATTTCCAAGATTACAATCGAAAGAACAGCCGGCAGAGTAAAGATCAGCGTATACACAGCAAAACCCGGTATTGTTATCGGTAAGAACGGTGCATCCATCGAAGCACTGAAGGCTGAGCTGCAGAAAATGACAGCGCAGAAGGTTGCTGTAAACATCGAAGAAGTAAAGAGACCCGAACTGGATGCACAGCTGGTAGCTGAAAACATTGCACTGCAGCTGGAAAACCGTGTGACATTCCGTCGTGCGATGAAGCAGGCAATGGGCAGAACAATGAAGTTCGGCGCAAAGGGTATCAAGACAATGGTAAGCGGTCGTCTGGGCGGCGCAGATATCGCTCGTGGCGAATCCTACCACGAAGGTACAATTCCCCTTCAGACACTGAGAGCTGACATCGACTATGGCTTTGCTGAAGCAGATACAACATACGGCAAACTGGGCGTAAAGGTTTGGATCTACAAAGGCGAAGTACTTCCTGTAAAGAATAATAAAAAGTAA
- the rplN gene encoding 50S ribosomal protein L14, with translation MVQQETRLKVADNSGAKELLCIRVLGGSTRRYAGVGDIIVAAVKDATPGGVVKKGDVVKAVVVRTVHPVGRADGSYIKFDENAAVIIKDDKNPRGTRIFGPVARELREKQFMKILSLAPEVL, from the coding sequence ATGGTTCAGCAGGAAACCAGATTAAAAGTAGCAGATAACTCCGGGGCGAAAGAACTTCTGTGCATCAGAGTTCTGGGCGGCTCCACAAGAAGATATGCAGGCGTGGGCGACATCATTGTTGCTGCGGTTAAAGACGCAACACCCGGCGGCGTTGTAAAAAAAGGTGATGTAGTAAAGGCTGTTGTAGTAAGAACAGTTCATCCCGTAGGCAGAGCAGACGGCAGCTACATCAAATTCGACGAAAACGCAGCTGTAATTATCAAAGACGACAAAAACCCCAGAGGTACTCGTATCTTTGGGCCCGTTGCAAGAGAGCTGAGAGAAAAACAGTTCATGAAGATTCTTTCTCTGGCTCCCGAAGTACTGTAA
- the rplD gene encoding 50S ribosomal protein L4, translating to MANVAVLNMAGAQVGTIELNDAIFGIEANEHVMHLAVVQYLANQRQGTQSTKTRAEVRGGGRKPYRQKGTGRARQGSIRSPQWVGGGVVFAPKPRDYSFKLNKKVKRLALQSALSTKVAEGKIIVLDELTLSEVKTKEMVKVLGNIKCDNALIVMDGSNENVMLSARNIPTVKTASVNTINVYDLLKYNNLVVTKEAVEKIQEVYA from the coding sequence ATGGCAAATGTTGCAGTATTAAATATGGCAGGCGCTCAGGTAGGCACAATCGAGCTGAATGACGCTATTTTCGGTATTGAAGCAAATGAACATGTGATGCACCTGGCTGTAGTACAGTATCTGGCAAACCAGAGACAGGGCACACAGAGCACAAAAACACGCGCTGAAGTTCGTGGCGGTGGTAGAAAACCTTACAGACAGAAAGGTACTGGTAGAGCAAGACAGGGCTCCATCCGTTCCCCTCAGTGGGTTGGCGGTGGCGTTGTATTCGCTCCCAAGCCCAGAGATTATTCCTTCAAGCTGAACAAGAAGGTGAAAAGACTGGCACTGCAGTCCGCACTTTCCACAAAGGTTGCGGAAGGCAAAATCATCGTTCTGGATGAGCTGACACTGTCTGAAGTAAAGACAAAAGAAATGGTGAAGGTTCTGGGCAACATCAAATGCGACAACGCACTGATCGTTATGGACGGCTCCAACGAAAACGTAATGCTGTCCGCTAGAAATATTCCCACAGTTAAGACAGCTTCCGTAAACACAATCAATGTTTACGACCTGCTGAAATACAACAATCTGGTTGTAACAAAAGAAGCAGTAGAAAAAATCCAGGAGGTGTACGCATAA
- the rpmC gene encoding 50S ribosomal protein L29 produces MKTKGYVNELMGKTADELQKDLVSAKKELFNLRFQNATNQLDNTARIKEVRKNIARIQTIITKKAREVK; encoded by the coding sequence GTGAAAACAAAAGGTTATGTAAATGAATTGATGGGTAAAACTGCAGATGAATTACAGAAGGACCTTGTTTCCGCGAAGAAAGAGCTGTTCAACCTGAGATTCCAGAACGCAACAAACCAGCTGGACAATACAGCGAGAATCAAGGAAGTTCGTAAGAACATCGCAAGAATCCAGACAATCATCACAAAGAAAGCAAGAGAAGTAAAATAA